Genomic segment of Primulina tabacum isolate GXHZ01 chromosome 11, ASM2559414v2, whole genome shotgun sequence:
CTTAAATTTTTGATTTCAGGGGTTAGCTCGTGTTATATGAGCCGTGCTCAAGACGTTAGGAACCTGGtgccacttgatcttgagattgaaAGCACTCTCCGCAGTATCCGCAGAGCTCGAAGGAATAACAACTTGACTCTGGAATTTGAATCTGAAATAGACCGTAAACCAGAATTTGAAGACATGGCCGGAGAAGAGGATAATCGTACTTTAATGGAGCTTCATAGGCTAGCATTTGGAGGTTATGGCTCTAGTATTGTCCGCCCTACAATTCAGGCGAATACATTCGAATTTAAGTCCGCCATCATCCAAATGATTCAAATGCAAGTTAAATTCGGGGGATCACCATCTGAAGATCCCAATGCACATCTGGAGAACTTTCTGTCGATCTGTGATACGATTAAGTGCAATGGGGTGAGTACTGATGCCATTCGGCTCAGATTATTTCCATTCTCCCTGCAAGGAGAAGCTATGGAGTGGCTTCGAGACCTTTCAGCTGGTTCATTACTACATGGGATGGGCTAGTTGAGGTCTTCATGCACAGGTATTTTCCCCCAACTAAGATTACACAGTTGAGAAACGAAATCACATCATTTAGACAGAGAGATGGGGAATCACTGAATTCAGCATGGGCGAGGTTTAAGAAGATGTTCAGGATGTGCCCGAGACATGGCTTTTCAATAGGCCAGCAGGTTGAGACATTCTATTATGGGGTGGATCCTTCTGTGAGATCTATGCTCGATGCGGCAGCAAACGAAAGCTTATACAGGAAAACGCCAACCGCAGCACTTGAAATCATCTCGAATATGGCAGAAAGCAATATGGGTTGGCAAGATAACCGAAGGGAGAAGAAGGTCGGATTCCTTGAGATGGATGCTTTAACAGCGATTACAGCGAAACTTGATGGATTGACACATCAGATGACACAGTTACAAGCACAGAAGTCAATACCAGTCAagtcagtgaatcagattcaagGAAGTGCTGAAATGGTTGGTGGTTCATCTAGTGACATGCCATTCATGCCAGATATGTCTTGTGAGGGAATACAGTACTTTGGAGGGGATTCAGTAAATTATGTGGGAAACCAGGGTCGTCAGCAATATAATCCATACAGTTTCTCATATAATCCGGGTTGGAGGAATCATCCGAATTTTGGGTGGAGACCGTCAGAAAATTCTGTTGAGCCACTACATTTTAATCCTCCACAACATCCTACACAGCAAAAGCCTCCTCAGCAACCACCTAAACCTCCGCAAGGTGCTGGACCTTCTATGCCACCCGGTTTCAAGCCACAGGATAGCAAGTCAAACCTTGAGGACATGCTTGCAAAGTACATAACCGGGAATGAGATGAGATGGCAAAACCATGATGCCATGATGCAAAGAGTGGAGACGCAACTAGGACAATTAGCGACACAAATGGCTACACGAGCTCCGGGTACACTACCTAGTGACACGGAAAAGAATCCAAAATGTGTCAATGCAGTCACGGTGACGTCTCCCATAAAGCAGGAAGTGATCGATGTTGAAGGCGATGTGAAGGAGAAGGAATTATCCAAGCAAAGGTCAGAGGACGCAAGGGAGAAAGGTAAGTCTCTGAACTCAAACTccaatattgatattaattcaCTCCCTTTTTCCCAAAGAGCTAAGCAACTGCAATTGGAtactcaattttcaaaatttcctgaGATTTTCAAAAAGCTGCATATAAATATCCCATTTGCAGAAGCTTTAGCTCAAATGCCCTCATATGCAAAATTTCTTAAAGAGATTTTATCAAACAAGAGGAAATTGGTTGACTTTGAGACAGTTAAGCTTTCGGAGGAATGTTCTgcaattttacaaaataaactCCCTCCAAAGCTTAAGTATCCAGGTAGTTTCTCTATCCCTTGTACTATTGGAACTTCGAATTTTAGTAAAGCCTTGTGTGACTTAGGTGCAAGCATTAACTTGATGCCATACTTATGTTTTGAGAAGCTGAAAATAGGTGAAGTGAAGCCAACTACAATTTCCCTACAGTTAGCTGATAGATCAATTAAATATCCTAGGGGAGTTGTAGAGTATGTGTTAGTAAAGGTTGACAAGTTCATTTTTCCGGTTGATTTTGTTGTGTTGGATATGGCAGAGGATCGTGAGATTCCTCTTATTTTAGGAAGACCGTTTTTAGCCACTGGGAAAGCTCTGATAGATGTACAAAAGGGTGAGTTGGTGTTGAGACTGAATGATGAGAGTGTGGTGTTTAATGTTTTTCAGTCCATCAAATATCCTAATGATACATCTGattgttttagaattgatgctACTGACGAGCTTGTTGAGTATGGTTTGCAGGAATTGATAGGTGAAGATCCTTTGGAGATTTGTTTGACTGATTCATGTCCAGGAGAGTTGGAAAATGAGGATATTAAGGAATACATGCAGTATCTGGAAGCAGGCAGACCAATTTCCAAGACGGTAAATTCTAGGATTGGGGAGCTTGGGCATATCCCAAAACCTTTAAAGTCATCCATCGAAGAAGCCCCAATCCTAGAGATGAAACCTCTTCCTTCGCACTTCAAATATCTGTTTTTGCTTGATAATAATAAATTGCCAGTAATTGTTTCATCTACGTTGACAGGTATGGAGGAAGAAAAGCTGCTGCGAGTCTTGAGAGATAACATCAAAGCCATAGGTTGGAGTATTGCAGACATAAAGGGGATCAGCTCCTCCatgtgcatgcacaaaattctgaTGGAGGCCGACCACAAGACATCCACCCAACCTCAAAGACGTCTAAACCCGGCTATGCAAGAGGTGGTGAAGAAAGAGGTGATAAAGCTACTGGACGCAGGTATTATTTACCCGATTTCTGATAGTAGGTGGGTTAGTCCAGTGCAAGTTGTTCCGAAAAAAGGTGGGATCACTGTTGTCGAagaatgaaaataaagaattaacTCCTACCAGAACTGTTACGGGGTGgcgtgtttgcattgattatagaaaacttAATGACGCCACCCGTAAAGACCACTTCCCCCTCccatttattgatcaaatgttggaaAGGTTGGCTGGACATTCTTTCTACTGTTTCCTGGATGATTATTCCGGTTATATGCAAATTCCCATTGACCCTGAAGATCAGGAGAAAAccacttttacttgtccttATGGGACATTTGCATATAAACGAATGCCATTCGGTCTATGTAATGCACCGGTGACTTTCCAACGATGCATGATGGCAATTTTTCACGATATGATTGAGGACTTTATTGAAATATTCATGGATGATTTTCCGTCTTTGGCTCTTCGTTTGATACATGTTTGTTTAATCTGTCTAAAGTCTTGGAGAGATGTGAGGAGTCAAATTTGGTTTTGAACTGCGAAAAATGTCATTTCATGGTGAGAGAAGGAATAGTGTTGGGGCACAAAATTTCTGAAAATGGGATCGAAGTTGATAAGGTAAATATTGAAGTAATTGAAAAACTCCCAGCCCCAACAAACATTAGAGGAGTGCGTAGTTTTCTAGGACATGCAGGGTTTTATAGATgctttatcaaagatttttcctgCATTGCTAAGCCTCTGACCAACTTACTGATAAAAGATGTGCACTTTGATTTTTCTGATGAGTGTGTGCAGGCATTTCAGATTTTGAAGGAGAAATTGATCACCGCACCTGTGATGATAGCACCTGATTGGGGGTCGCCATTTGAGGTGATGTGTGACGCAAATGACACAGCTCTAGGAGCAGTGTTGGGCCAAAAGAGGGATAAATGCATTCATGTCATCTACTATGCTAGCATGACACTGTCCGCTGCCCAACTGAACTATGCTACTACAGAGAAGGAGCTTCTTGCTGTGGTTTTTGCTCTGGATAAGTTTAGATCGTATTTGATAGGGAGCAAAGTTGTAGTGCATACCGATCATTCAGCCTTGAAATATTTGATGGCTAAAAAAGATGCAAAACCAAGGCTAATTCGTTGGATTCTTCTTTTGCATGAATTCGACCTGGAGATAATCGATAGGAAGGGGACAGAGAATCAAGTTGCAGACCATCTTTCGCGTCTGGAGAATCCTATTCAAGGTAATGACTTTATTCGCGATGACTTCCCGGATGAACAACTCTTTGAAATCAACAGTTTGCCGTGGTATGCCGATTTTGTTAATTATATATCAAGTTCATTCCTCCCCATTTCACCTATCAGCAAAAGAAGAAGTTTTTCTCagatttgaaatattatttgtGGGAGGACCCTTACTTGTTCAGAATATGTGCAGACGATATAATCCGGAGATGTATCCCCCAAGAAAATGTAAGAGAAATTTTGTTTCATTGTCATGCTGGTCCGGCTGGAGGCCATTTTGGGGCAACTAGAACTGAGTCCAAAGTACTCCAGTCttgtttttattggcctacttTGTTTAAGGATGCGCATGAATATGTCACAAAATGTCCAGATTGTCAGCGCACAGGTAATATCTCCAGGAGACATGAATTACCTCTCAATAATATTCTTGTGTGTGAATTATTTGATGTGTGGGGTATCGATTTCATGGGTCCTATTCCCAGTTTCTTTTGGGAACAAGTATATTTTGGTGGCTGTAGATTACGTGTCAAAATGGGTGGAGGCACTTGCATGCAAAACAAATGATTCTAGGGTTGTCGTTCAATTtctcatgaaaaataatttctcACGTTTTGGCACACCTAGAGCCATTATTAGCGATTGGGGTACTCACTTTTGCAATCGTCAATTTGACAGTCTGTTAGCCAAGTATGGGGTCcgacataaggtggccacaccTTATCACCCTCAAACTAGTGGCCAAGTCAAGGTATCGAACAGAGAACTTAAACGCATTCTCGAGAAGACTGTCGGTGCTTCAAGGAAAGAATGGTCTAGAAAACTCGACGATGCACTTTGGGCTTACCCCACTGCTTTTAAAACCCCCATTGGCATGTCCCCTTTTAAATTGTTGTATGGGAAGTCGTGTCACCTAcctgttgaacttgaacataaggcTTATTGGGCTactaaattcttgaattttgatgataaaGCCACATGTGACGAGAGAGTTCTGCAGCTGAATGAATTGGACGAGTTTCGGTTGGAGGCTTACGAGAATGCCAAGCTTTACAAAGAGAAAACAAAACGTTGGCATGATCAGAACATAGTCCATCGAGAATTTGTGGTGGGACAACTGGTCCTATTATATAATTCTTGCCTGAaattgatgccaggtaagtTGCGTTCACGGTGGTCAGGACCATATACCATCACGCAAGTGTTCCCCTACGGGACAGTAGAGATCACTAGTAAAGCAACTGGACCTTTCAAAGTAAATGGGCATAGGCTGAAGGTTTATCATGGTGGTGCCATACCCGATGAGCCGATCACAGTGGATCTACGGGATCCAAACTGAATCATGGGAGTACAGTCAGGCTATCGACTCTAAATTTAGCgcttgctgggaggcaacccagtgtttagttttatttttctttcgtcttttattttagttttctttctttttgttttctGCATTATTCGTGAACTAATCTCAGTTGATGGTGGTGCAGGTCATTTATTCACTGGCGATGGGATTTCTAAAGTGTGGGGATTCTATTAGGACGGGCAGATTCCGAGCGTAAAATAAACCAGGATTTGCTGATTTCTACCTCATTTCCACCACGTACTCGATAGTTTACCAGGGAAGTGTTCGCTTTAACATTCTTAATAGTGCATTTTATATCGTTTTACACTGAGGGCAGGTGTCGATTTCTAAGTGTGGGGGTAGGTCAGTTTGTTACACATCGTTGCACAACACTTAACAACACTTTTCACGTAAGATGGAACTATTATTAGACAAAGAACTCTTGTTTCACTTAATAATCGGATTAATTTGTTGCATTGTGGATCACCCAGGACATAGTTTCGTGCTTAGTATTGAATGAAAGG
This window contains:
- the LOC142519862 gene encoding uncharacterized protein LOC142519862, encoding MHRYFPPTKITQLRNEITSFRQRDGESLNSAWARFKKMFRMCPRHGFSIGQQVETFYYGVDPSVRSMLDAAANESLYRKTPTAALEIISNMAESNMGWQDNRREKKVGFLEMDALTAITAKLDGLTHQMTQLQAQKSIPVKSVNQIQGSAEMVGGSSSDMPFMPDMSCEGIQYFGGDSVNYVGNQGRQQYNPYSFSYNPGWRNHPNFGWRPSENSVEPLHFNPPQHPTQQKPPQQPPKPPQGAGPSMPPGFKPQDSKSNLEDMLAKYITGNEMRWQNHDAMMQRVETQLGQLATQMATRAPGTLPSDTEKNPKCVNAVTVTSPIKQEVIDVEGDVKEKELSKQRSEDAREKGKSLNSNSNIDINSLPFSQRAKQLQLDTQFSKFPEIFKKLHINIPFAEALAQMPSYAKFLKEILSNKRKLVDFETVKLSEECSAILQNKLPPKLKYPGSFSIPCTIGTSNFSKALCDLGASINLMPYLCFEKLKIGEVKPTTISLQLADRSIKYPRGVVEYVLVKVDKFIFPVDFVVLDMAEDREIPLILGRPFLATGKALIDVQKGELVLRLNDESVVFNVFQSIKYPNDTSDCFRIDATDELVEYGLQELIGEDPLEICLTDSCPGELENEDIKEYMQYLEAGRPISKTVNSRIGELGHIPKPLKSSIEEAPILEMKPLPSHFKYLFLLDNNKLPVIVSSTLTGMEEEKLLRVLRDNIKAIGWSIADIKGISSSMCMHKILMEADHKTSTQPQRRLNPAMQEVVKKEVIKLLDAGIIYPISDSRWVSPVQVVPKKGGITVVEE